Below is a window of Dromiciops gliroides isolate mDroGli1 chromosome 5, mDroGli1.pri, whole genome shotgun sequence DNA.
GCCTCAGATAGCAGAGCTAGGACCCagcatcaggaaaaacttcctaacagttgCCACTCAGCAATTGGCATGGAAAGTTTGGATAGCCATTGAGCTCCTTGTGTCTGGAGAGAGTAAAATATGTTCCCATGTCCCTTGTTAGACAGGGTGGAGAAGGAGGGGTACTGCAGAAGAGAAGCCATGGAGGTTCAGGTCAGGATTGGGTGAGTCCCTTTGGGGGTCTTCTGGGTCAGGGATTCCTTGAGTGGGGGGTTACAGATGGGAGTTAAGCTCTGGGCCTCATGTTAATATGGAGATGTGATCTCAATTGCCAGCTTCGGCTTGAACCTAGGCAAGGACAAAATTAACCTTGCCTTGTACTTCAACTCACGCTTCAGTGCCTATGGTCATATCAACCTCATCTACTGTAACAGCCTGGAAGTTGGTACTTGGggccaagaagaaaaagagatccaCTTCCCCTTTGTGCCAGGAAGCAGAGTGGAGGTAAGAACCCAGAATCAGAGTATGGAATGTTCCACCTCGGAGGGACCCAAATGATGACCTCATCCACCTGTTGGCCTTTGAAAGAAGAGTGCTAGAAGCAAACTCCGGTGGCGGGGAAAGAAAAAAGCTAGAGGAAAAAGGGCTTAGTCACTTTCCAAAGGTCATTCCAAAGAAGTCTAGTATCCCTTGaattggggtggagggaggaagagaggatgcTGTGAAGGGCCATGGCCCCAGTAGGATAAAAGAAATCTGTGGGGTATCTCATGACACATAATGGGACCcaagattcagagctgaaaggaaccgaAGGAGTCACCTCATCTgacccacctcattttatagagggggaaacagactcagaatgaataaatgacttgtccaagctaACACAGTTCTTTGTAGTGAATGTCATGTggtggaatttgaacacaggtcttcctgtctgCAAGCCCAAGGCTCTCTGTTCagctccttcttccctctccccatctagATTGGCATAACCTTTGAAGGGAGTCACTTTACCATAAGGCTGCCTGAAGGCTTTCAGTTCAATTTCCCCAATCGCTTGATCTTAGATAAAATGTGCTTCTTTGGAATTATTGGTGATTTCAGGCTCAAAATTGTGGACTTCGAATGAGCCCTCTAACCAAGTTGCCttcagaccattttttttttttggtgaggcaattggggttaagtgacttgcccagggtcacacagctagtaagtgttaagtgtctgaggccggatttgaactcaggtcctcctgactccaaggctagtgctctatccactgtaccacgtagctgccctgccTTTGGACCATTTTTGAACCTTGGGTCTCTCTTATTACTAATAAAAGTGCTGCTGATGGTGACAGCTGACATTTTCGATGTTATTCTGGTCTGTGAAATAGAGGACTGGGTTTGGAATTGGGAAGGATGGCTGAATGACGCTTCACCTCCACAATCCTTTGGTGACTCTCTGGGAGAGGGGTTCTCCACCTTGGTTCCTTGGGTAATTTTCAGATGGGAAAAATGCCATCTCTTTTGTCACTGATCTCTTGTTTTCTCAGTATTTAtctgtttttattaaaatatattttaaaatattattgtaattGTGATCTCATTGCTTGGGTTGGGTAGGGGAAAAGTGAGAGGGAGGGAATTTATAAATCAAttgttttaatattaaaaataaagtaggctcagctaaatggcgcagtggataaagcactggccctggagtcaggagcacctgagttcaaatccggcctcagacacttgacacttactagctgtgtgaccctgggcaagtcacttaacccccactgccccacccccaaaaaacgtaaaaaattaattaattaattaattaattaaatactaAAACCTTCACAATATgaagaacaacaatgacaacagcaCCCATGATACAGAGCAGAGTTCCCTGGGCTTCCCCAAACTGGCAGGAGCCCAGgccatcacacacaaaaaagtgacaAGCACTGAGCAGTTCTAGATAATCCCTGATTAGCAATGGTGAAGGGCTTTCCCACTGTTGCCTTTGTATTTTAGTGAAGTCAGGGGACCAGACCACAGACTGTGGACAAGTCCAGCTTCTGGAAAGATGCTGAATACAAACCAGTGAAGCCCCGTGTCCCTTGGAGGAGCAACATAAGGAAGCTCGgagtagagaagaaagaaattcacTGGCTCTGAGGTCAGAGGTATTGGGTTTGCATTTGACCTCTGATACTCACTGCCTAGATGACTTTGGAGaagtccctgggcctcagtttcctctgggataaaatgaagagcttggcCTCCAAGGTCCTTCTAGCTCTCTAGACCTATGCTCTTATAGGTGCAAGTC
It encodes the following:
- the LOC122729058 gene encoding galectin-1-like, whose translation is MVFQKLNLHPGEHMKILGDIPPDAKHFGLNLGKDKINLALYFNSRFSAYGHINLIYCNSLEVGTWGQEEKEIHFPFVPGSRVEIGITFEGSHFTIRLPEGFQFNFPNRLILDKMCFFGIIGDFRLKIVDFE